GGAGCCTTCTTTCGGAACATCGGCTACATCAACGGAAAGCAGTAACGATACATTGACAATTGGGTTATCTGTTTCAACTTTAAACAATCCTTTCTTCGTAACACTAAGTGAAAATGCACAAGCAAAGGCAAAAGAGCTTGGTGTGAAAACAACGATTGTAGATGCGCAGGATAATGCATCAAAACAAGCTTCCGATATTGAAGATTTAATCCAACAAAACGTTGATCTGATCATTATTAACCCGGTAGATTCTGTTGCGGTTGCAACTGCTGTTGAATCTGCTAATGCTTTAAATATTCCGGTCATCACAGTTGACCGTTCATCTGAAGGTGGCGAAGTCGTATCACATATCGCTTCTGATAACGTAGCTGGCGGTAAGCTGGCTGGTGAATATATTACAGAGTTGGTTGGTGAAGGTGCCAAAGTTGCAGAATTGGAAGGTGTCGCAGGATCGTCTGCTGCACGTGATCGCGGGCAAGGATTTAATGAAGCTGTCACGGGTATATTAGACGTCGTTGCAAAGCAAACAGCGAACTTTAACCGTTCAGAAGGCTTAACAGTAATGGAGAATATTCTACAGTCTAATCCGGATATTACAGCCGTATTTGCCCACAATGATGAAATGGCATTAGGTGCGCAAGAAGCCATATCAGCTTCTGGTAAGAAGATCGTAGTGGTCGGCTTTGATGCGACTGACGATGCGGTAGCTGCTGTTAAAGCAGGAAGTCTGGCTGCAACAGTTGCGCAAAAACCTGATGAGATCGGAAAGATTGCAATGGAAACAGCGATTGCTTATTTAAACGGTGAAACGGTTGAAGAAGTCATCCCGGTCAATCTTGAATTAATTACAAAATAATAATGCAACAGCCTGCACATAGGCTATTGCACGTCTCAGGCTGTCACAAGTAACTCTGTGGCAGCCTTTGTTATTATGGAAAGATAAAAAACTCATACAATAAAAAAGTACAGCAGAGGCCGAATAAGCCAATGCTGTACTTTTAAGCAAAATTATTTTTCTTCAGCTACGAATGGTAATAATGCCATAATACGTGAAACTTTGATTGCGTTTGTAAGTTTACGTTGGTATTTAGCAGAAGTACCAGTTACGCGACGTGGTA
This genomic window from Solibacillus sp. FSL R5-0449 contains:
- the rbsB gene encoding ribose ABC transporter substrate-binding protein RbsB; this encodes MKKQLILLMALLATVLLSACSVKPGFSLEPSFGTSATSTESSNDTLTIGLSVSTLNNPFFVTLSENAQAKAKELGVKTTIVDAQDNASKQASDIEDLIQQNVDLIIINPVDSVAVATAVESANALNIPVITVDRSSEGGEVVSHIASDNVAGGKLAGEYITELVGEGAKVAELEGVAGSSAARDRGQGFNEAVTGILDVVAKQTANFNRSEGLTVMENILQSNPDITAVFAHNDEMALGAQEAISASGKKIVVVGFDATDDAVAAVKAGSLAATVAQKPDEIGKIAMETAIAYLNGETVEEVIPVNLELITK